One Allostreptomyces psammosilenae DNA segment encodes these proteins:
- a CDS encoding PhoX family protein, whose product MTEQHQPGRRLLPIFSKQSGRSPQTCLYRCGNACFHPAPNTSDNEYFGDVAARALSRRGMLRGGALGAVVAGVGLSGLGLAGAATATASPAPQSRPTGGSGVSGSALTFSAVAPNTMDSVSVPNGYDHSVVIAWGDAVEPGAPEFDVNAQTSAKQRKQFGYNNDMVWFFPLEDRNRALLVCNHEYTNEEMMFPGWAGGAQATREQVLTAMAAHGLSVVEVERVGDTGEWRLRKGDRRKLKYNRRIHGHTVMELTGPAAGDPLLRTAADPSGRRVLGTFNNCAGGQTPWGTVLTAEENFNQYFGASNGVKAELATSYRRYGITTSTRVSERGWERHEERFDLTRHPNEPHRFGWIVEIDPYDPEFTPRKRTALGRFKHEAANTHLAKDGRVVAYLGDDERFDYLYKFVSRDKVAQGNSRRAREHNLSLLDNGTLYVARFTGDSDASEIDGTGKLPSDGAFDGTGEWIPLVVNGESRVEGMTAAEVLIHTRLAGDKVGATKMDRPEDVEASPKTGAVYVALTNNSARQPGQQDEANPRVANRHGHVLEIVEDGNDAAAARFRWSIPLVCGDPEDPNTYFAGYDKTKVSPISCPDNLAFDAAGNLWISTDGNALGYHDGLFAMPLEGEERGHLKQFATVPNGAECCGPTISWDQRTALIAVQHPGEGGTLAAPSSSWPYGEFPRPGVVAIWKKYGENTRVGS is encoded by the coding sequence ATGACGGAGCAGCACCAGCCCGGCCGCAGACTGCTGCCGATCTTCTCCAAGCAGTCCGGCCGGTCCCCTCAGACCTGCCTGTACCGGTGTGGCAACGCCTGTTTCCACCCGGCGCCGAACACCTCCGACAACGAGTACTTCGGTGACGTCGCCGCCCGGGCCCTGTCCCGCCGCGGCATGCTGCGCGGGGGTGCTCTCGGCGCGGTCGTGGCCGGGGTGGGGCTCAGCGGCCTCGGCCTGGCCGGTGCCGCCACGGCGACGGCCTCGCCGGCGCCGCAGTCGCGCCCGACCGGTGGCTCCGGCGTCTCCGGCTCCGCGCTGACCTTCTCCGCCGTCGCGCCGAACACCATGGACAGCGTCTCCGTACCCAACGGGTACGACCACTCCGTGGTCATCGCGTGGGGCGACGCCGTGGAGCCCGGTGCCCCCGAGTTCGACGTGAACGCCCAGACCTCGGCGAAGCAGCGCAAGCAGTTCGGCTACAACAACGACATGGTGTGGTTCTTCCCCCTGGAGGACCGCAACCGCGCCCTGCTGGTGTGCAACCACGAGTACACCAACGAGGAGATGATGTTCCCGGGCTGGGCCGGGGGCGCGCAGGCCACCCGTGAGCAGGTGCTCACCGCGATGGCGGCGCACGGCCTGTCCGTGGTGGAGGTCGAGCGGGTCGGTGACACCGGCGAGTGGCGGCTGCGCAAGGGCGACCGGCGCAAGCTGAAGTACAACCGCCGCATCCACGGCCACACCGTGATGGAGCTGACCGGTCCGGCGGCCGGCGACCCGCTGCTGCGCACCGCCGCCGACCCGAGCGGCCGCCGGGTGCTCGGCACCTTCAACAACTGCGCGGGCGGCCAGACGCCGTGGGGCACCGTGCTCACCGCGGAGGAGAACTTCAACCAGTACTTCGGCGCCAGCAACGGCGTGAAGGCGGAGCTGGCCACCTCCTACCGGCGCTACGGCATCACCACCAGCACCCGGGTGAGCGAGCGCGGCTGGGAGCGGCACGAGGAGCGCTTCGACCTGACGCGGCACCCGAACGAGCCGCACCGCTTCGGCTGGATCGTGGAGATCGACCCCTACGACCCCGAGTTCACACCGCGCAAGCGCACCGCCCTGGGGCGCTTCAAGCACGAGGCGGCCAACACGCACCTGGCCAAGGACGGCCGGGTGGTGGCCTACCTCGGTGACGACGAGCGGTTCGACTACCTGTACAAGTTCGTCTCGCGCGACAAGGTCGCGCAGGGGAACAGCCGCCGGGCCCGCGAGCACAACCTGTCGCTGCTGGACAACGGCACCCTCTACGTGGCCCGCTTCACCGGCGACAGCGACGCCTCGGAGATCGACGGCACCGGCAAGCTCCCCTCGGACGGCGCCTTCGACGGCACCGGCGAGTGGATCCCGCTGGTGGTCAACGGGGAGAGCAGGGTCGAGGGGATGACCGCCGCCGAGGTGCTCATCCACACCCGCCTGGCCGGCGACAAGGTCGGTGCCACCAAGATGGACCGGCCGGAGGACGTCGAGGCGTCGCCGAAGACCGGCGCGGTGTACGTGGCGCTGACCAACAACAGCGCCCGGCAGCCCGGTCAGCAGGACGAGGCCAACCCGCGGGTCGCCAACCGGCACGGACACGTGCTGGAGATCGTGGAGGACGGGAACGACGCCGCGGCGGCCCGCTTCCGCTGGTCGATCCCGCTGGTGTGCGGCGACCCGGAGGACCCGAACACCTACTTCGCCGGGTACGACAAGACCAAGGTGAGCCCGATCTCCTGCCCGGACAACCTGGCCTTCGACGCGGCCGGCAACCTGTGGATCTCCACCGACGGCAACGCGCTGGGGTACCACGACGGCCTGTTCGCGATGCCGCTGGAGGGCGAGGAGCGCGGCCACCTCAAGCAGTTCGCGACCGTCCCGAACGGTGCCGAGTGCTGCGGCCCGACGATCAGCTGGGACCAGCGCACCGCGCTGATCGCCGTCCAGCACCCGGGCGAGGGCGGCACACTGGCCGCGCCGAGCAGCTCCTGGCCGTACGGGGAGTTCCCGCGGCCCGGCGTGGTGGCCATCTGGAAGAAGTACGGCGAGAACACCCGCGTGGGTTCGTGA
- a CDS encoding DUF3320 domain-containing protein: protein MTEDEVREPRATAVPGSRRERADEAETAAPTGPAARDAEGPGTDAPQAVDGAEQAAGTTDAAGAGAAGEDDGADGAGAGPRESARVAAELPAAWTAPEASLPELRERVEDFLSRYRAVEATRRQAVRLAGPFWGAVADAAEAAGAVGDDGEPEVPEAALVGGYPPPLPVERLTGAEARRLAELFARSAQDLKGWQERLEDIASVFGMGAPETVEEAMRLAELGAYADEEHKPEPGWLSADGLRAATEALDAVEQAQHAADTARSAADVRDEALTADDLEALVERLAGYRGLSKLSSRYRADRRAAAAYTRSGHWGGGTLGQLREALAWRRAEAELAEVGARHAGVLGRWAGTAADTTAGTAAGATDQEPGEAADGAGGAPGSSGRGRVDVAKVRRLLERTARIRELGRDADGDALAAQLTSSGSPNAAAAQTARRVAAGLREWRGALVDGVEPGMPRALAHGSPGDAHAWLLRHVGPLERTADLAERVVAAAAREEEAGGTTAAHGAAEAADGELENGVSPLSADSTIGEVRAAVTASLRARQEQRALSEAAVRDRALLGALYPVDAERPDVVSERLHDALVLAERRATLPAPAAPVETAGPEAGTAEAVDTEAEVAEAEVAEAGRADVEEPEGSEDVAAIGAEVERPGTEPADDAAAPEEAEEEDAEGTAEEEDAEDAEGTAEEAGSATEPREAVEESAPSAVETSGEATGALEDEQSAQAPAAADGTAEGAPNGAEEDAAGGAEEPTGAAEPAAEPAAEPAAPAVPAAEPVVEPVATAPAEPSSVGRPYVVATPTPGVDPLPALHTKQAQGPLGAVFREIVAVEGPIHEELLMQRGREVWGLTRSGARIKAAMEAVLDGLLEAKEVERVDGFVWATGEREVVPRTPTEETARRFDRVAPEERRAALRLLRERHPEAKPAELVREAAAFFGWSTRASGVSAALRADAEALGL from the coding sequence ATGACCGAGGACGAGGTCCGCGAGCCGCGGGCCACCGCGGTACCGGGAAGCAGGCGTGAACGCGCCGACGAGGCGGAGACGGCCGCGCCCACCGGCCCGGCCGCGCGGGACGCCGAGGGCCCGGGCACGGACGCCCCGCAGGCCGTCGACGGGGCCGAGCAGGCGGCGGGAACCACCGACGCCGCTGGAGCCGGGGCGGCGGGTGAGGACGACGGTGCCGACGGCGCCGGCGCGGGGCCACGGGAGTCGGCGCGGGTGGCGGCCGAGCTGCCGGCCGCGTGGACCGCTCCGGAGGCCTCCCTGCCTGAGCTGCGGGAACGCGTGGAGGACTTCCTCTCCCGCTACCGCGCCGTCGAGGCCACCCGCCGGCAGGCGGTGCGGCTGGCCGGCCCGTTCTGGGGCGCGGTGGCCGACGCCGCGGAGGCGGCCGGCGCGGTCGGGGACGACGGCGAGCCGGAGGTCCCGGAGGCCGCGCTGGTGGGCGGCTATCCGCCCCCGCTGCCGGTGGAGCGGCTGACCGGCGCTGAGGCGAGGCGGCTGGCGGAGCTGTTCGCGCGCTCCGCGCAGGACCTCAAGGGCTGGCAGGAGCGCCTGGAGGACATCGCCAGCGTCTTCGGCATGGGCGCCCCGGAGACGGTGGAGGAGGCGATGCGCCTGGCCGAGCTGGGCGCCTACGCCGACGAGGAGCACAAGCCCGAGCCGGGTTGGCTGTCCGCCGACGGCCTGCGCGCGGCCACCGAGGCCCTGGACGCGGTGGAGCAGGCCCAGCACGCGGCCGACACCGCGCGCTCCGCGGCGGACGTCCGGGACGAGGCGCTGACCGCCGACGACCTGGAGGCGCTGGTGGAGCGCCTGGCCGGTTACCGCGGCCTCAGCAAGTTGTCCAGTCGGTATCGCGCCGATCGCCGCGCGGCGGCGGCGTACACCCGTTCCGGTCACTGGGGCGGTGGCACGCTCGGGCAGCTGCGCGAGGCCCTGGCCTGGAGGCGCGCGGAGGCCGAGCTGGCCGAGGTCGGCGCGCGGCACGCCGGCGTCCTCGGCCGCTGGGCCGGGACGGCGGCCGACACGACGGCCGGGACGGCCGCGGGGGCGACTGACCAGGAGCCCGGCGAGGCGGCCGACGGCGCGGGCGGCGCCCCGGGGAGCTCCGGGCGCGGCCGCGTGGACGTCGCCAAGGTGCGGCGGCTGCTGGAGCGGACGGCGCGCATCCGGGAGCTGGGGCGTGACGCCGACGGCGACGCCCTGGCCGCCCAGCTGACGTCGTCGGGCAGCCCGAACGCCGCCGCGGCGCAGACCGCTCGGCGGGTCGCCGCCGGCCTGCGTGAGTGGCGTGGGGCCCTCGTGGACGGCGTGGAGCCGGGCATGCCCCGGGCCCTGGCCCACGGCTCGCCGGGTGACGCCCACGCCTGGCTGCTCCGTCACGTCGGGCCGCTGGAGCGCACCGCCGACCTCGCCGAGCGAGTGGTCGCAGCGGCGGCCCGTGAGGAGGAGGCCGGGGGCACCACGGCGGCACACGGCGCCGCGGAGGCCGCCGACGGCGAGCTGGAGAACGGGGTGTCACCGCTCAGCGCCGACAGCACCATCGGGGAGGTCCGCGCCGCGGTCACCGCGTCGCTGAGGGCCCGGCAGGAGCAGCGGGCGCTGTCCGAGGCGGCGGTGCGCGACCGCGCCCTGCTGGGCGCGCTGTACCCGGTCGACGCGGAGCGTCCTGACGTCGTCTCGGAACGGCTGCACGACGCCCTGGTGCTCGCCGAGCGCCGGGCCACCCTGCCGGCCCCCGCCGCCCCGGTGGAGACGGCCGGGCCCGAGGCCGGGACCGCCGAGGCCGTGGACACCGAAGCCGAGGTCGCGGAAGCCGAGGTCGCGGAAGCCGGGCGGGCGGACGTGGAGGAGCCGGAGGGCTCCGAGGACGTCGCCGCGATCGGCGCGGAGGTGGAGCGCCCCGGCACGGAGCCCGCGGACGACGCGGCTGCCCCGGAGGAGGCCGAGGAGGAGGACGCGGAGGGCACCGCCGAGGAGGAGGACGCGGAGGACGCGGAGGGCACCGCCGAGGAGGCCGGCTCAGCGACGGAGCCGCGGGAGGCCGTCGAGGAGTCCGCCCCGTCCGCCGTGGAGACGTCGGGAGAGGCCACCGGGGCCCTGGAGGACGAGCAGTCGGCGCAGGCGCCGGCCGCCGCCGACGGCACCGCGGAGGGGGCGCCGAACGGCGCCGAGGAGGACGCGGCGGGCGGCGCGGAGGAGCCGACCGGCGCGGCCGAACCCGCCGCCGAGCCGGCCGCCGAGCCGGCCGCCCCGGCGGTCCCGGCGGCCGAGCCGGTGGTCGAACCGGTGGCCACCGCGCCCGCCGAGCCGTCCTCGGTCGGCCGTCCCTACGTGGTCGCGACGCCCACCCCCGGGGTGGACCCGCTGCCCGCCCTGCACACCAAGCAGGCCCAGGGTCCGCTCGGCGCGGTGTTCCGGGAGATCGTGGCCGTGGAGGGCCCGATCCACGAGGAGCTGCTGATGCAGCGAGGCCGCGAGGTGTGGGGGCTGACCCGCTCCGGGGCGCGGATCAAGGCCGCCATGGAGGCGGTGCTCGACGGTCTGCTGGAGGCCAAGGAGGTCGAGCGGGTCGACGGCTTCGTGTGGGCGACCGGCGAGCGCGAGGTCGTGCCGCGCACCCCCACCGAGGAGACCGCCCGCAGGTTCGACCGGGTGGCGCCCGAGGAGCGGCGGGCCGCCCTGCGGCTGCTGCGCGAGCGGCACCCCGAGGCCAAGCCGGCCGAGCTGGTCCGCGAGGCGGCGGCCTTCTTCGGGTGGAGCACTCGGGCCAGCGGTGTCTCCGCCGCGTTGCGGGCGGACGCCGAGGCGCTGGGGCTGTGA
- a CDS encoding serine/threonine-protein kinase: MEGRLLGDGRYRLVRPLGKGGTAAVWEGVDLRIERLVAIKLLHPTTSVPDAEERLRREAKAAGNLASQYIVRVYDLGRGPVEDSEPLPGEGPAEAGEQVYIVMEYLRGRTLAQILAEEGRLPVERVVLWGRQIAMALSTAHAAHVLHRDIKPSNVLVTDQGVKVLDFGIARFLETVRVPTLGGEATAGVATMADLTRGMLLGTPAYMSPEQVQDPGNLDVHSDLYSLGCVLYELLTGAPPFGHGEPFALWTRHAKETPRPLREQRPEVPEELEELVLQLLRKRPEERPRSAEEVVRRLLPPPAPPRPDDVLARLRRQYAEADRLGATDPREAVRRLSEEVLPQARSLLGEDHIIALQATWRLAHWTGATGDARGAYTQYSQLVPRWAHAYGRVHPTTLELRSLQARWAGRAGEAALAAELTAALVRDSVEALGGTHRDTLWRRYRLAHWTGKAGSPAEAVRQFRELLPVARGELGEEHRLVSRIRYRLAWWTGDGGDPHGAVRLFRELVGDYLRLFGTEHPETLAARSGLAWWTSEAGDPAAAARLYEDLVRDSVATLGPEHAETLVARYNHAESVGAAGDPAGAARLLRELVADTTRVLGPDHPDTVAAHRALEAWEGWRPESDG; this comes from the coding sequence GTGGAGGGACGACTACTGGGCGACGGCCGCTACCGACTGGTGCGGCCGCTCGGCAAGGGCGGCACGGCCGCGGTTTGGGAGGGCGTCGACCTGCGCATCGAGCGCCTGGTGGCGATCAAACTGCTGCACCCCACCACCTCGGTGCCGGACGCGGAGGAGCGCCTGCGGCGGGAGGCGAAGGCGGCCGGCAACCTGGCCAGCCAGTACATCGTCCGGGTCTACGATCTCGGCCGCGGCCCCGTGGAGGACTCCGAGCCACTGCCCGGGGAGGGCCCCGCGGAGGCCGGCGAGCAGGTCTACATCGTCATGGAGTACCTGCGTGGGCGGACCCTCGCGCAGATCCTCGCGGAGGAGGGCCGCCTTCCCGTGGAGCGCGTGGTGCTCTGGGGCCGGCAGATCGCCATGGCGCTGAGCACCGCCCACGCGGCCCACGTGCTGCACCGGGACATCAAGCCGAGCAACGTCCTGGTGACCGACCAGGGGGTGAAGGTGCTGGACTTCGGCATCGCGCGCTTCCTGGAGACCGTGCGGGTGCCCACGCTGGGCGGCGAGGCGACGGCCGGGGTGGCGACGATGGCCGACCTGACCCGCGGCATGCTGCTCGGCACGCCCGCCTACATGTCGCCGGAGCAGGTGCAGGATCCGGGGAACCTCGACGTCCACTCGGACCTGTACTCGCTCGGCTGCGTGCTGTACGAGCTGCTCACCGGCGCTCCCCCGTTCGGCCACGGGGAGCCGTTCGCCCTGTGGACCCGGCACGCCAAGGAGACGCCGCGGCCGCTGCGCGAGCAGCGCCCCGAGGTGCCGGAGGAGCTGGAGGAACTGGTCCTGCAACTGCTGCGGAAGCGGCCGGAGGAGCGCCCGCGCAGCGCCGAGGAGGTGGTCCGCCGGCTGCTGCCTCCACCCGCCCCGCCCCGCCCGGACGACGTGCTGGCGCGACTGCGCCGGCAGTACGCGGAGGCGGACCGGCTCGGGGCGACCGACCCGCGGGAGGCCGTCCGCCGGCTGTCCGAGGAAGTCCTCCCGCAGGCCCGCTCGCTGCTCGGCGAGGACCACATCATCGCCCTGCAGGCGACGTGGCGGCTGGCGCACTGGACCGGCGCGACCGGCGACGCGCGCGGCGCGTACACCCAGTACTCGCAGCTGGTGCCCCGTTGGGCGCACGCCTACGGACGGGTGCACCCGACCACCCTGGAGCTGCGCAGCCTGCAGGCGCGCTGGGCCGGACGGGCGGGGGAGGCGGCGCTGGCGGCCGAGCTGACGGCCGCGCTGGTCCGCGACAGCGTCGAGGCGCTTGGCGGCACGCACCGTGACACGCTGTGGCGGCGGTACCGCCTGGCCCACTGGACCGGCAAGGCCGGCTCGCCCGCCGAGGCCGTGCGGCAGTTCCGAGAGCTGCTGCCGGTCGCCCGGGGCGAGCTGGGCGAGGAGCACCGCCTGGTGTCCCGGATCCGCTACCGGCTGGCCTGGTGGACGGGCGACGGCGGCGACCCGCACGGCGCCGTGCGCCTGTTCCGGGAGCTGGTGGGCGACTACCTCCGGCTCTTCGGGACCGAGCACCCGGAGACCCTGGCGGCACGGAGCGGGCTGGCCTGGTGGACCAGCGAGGCCGGTGATCCGGCCGCGGCGGCGCGGCTGTACGAGGACCTGGTGCGGGACAGCGTCGCGACGCTGGGCCCGGAGCACGCCGAGACGCTGGTCGCCCGGTACAACCACGCCGAGTCGGTCGGGGCGGCCGGGGATCCGGCCGGAGCGGCGCGGCTGCTGCGCGAGCTGGTCGCCGACACCACCCGCGTCCTCGGCCCGGACCACCCCGACACGGTGGCGGCCCACCGGGCGCTGGAGGCCTGGGAGGGCTGGCGGCCGGAGTCGGACGGCTGA
- a CDS encoding DMT family transporter, with the protein MRLPSSPSAARATPGGRPLPGRAPSLADAATPVNRAAAAPAAPPRAVPTVPVTAPGPGRRAAALTDIATVLVWCPGYAATALALGALGPAELAVLRVVIATVLLTGCAVLTRRFRPPQGWRRDLPAVALGGATGITGYLLLVCLGQTGVGAGTASLILNASPLFTGLIAVLVLRERLGRRAWAGLGLGFAGTAAVALGQRAGLSAGLNIAYLLLAALVIAAFAAAQGRLLRRWDPFTLTVAQMWAALAAALPLLLTTGPADWVERLTALTPGQGGAVLFLGAVALAAGQYLWTRSMAAGVDRAMALMYAVPLGAVLCGWLLLDELPSAVAVLGGAVALVGVGLSQSGPAHGAAGGAGLPGVPVTRAPEALPPAAAERFAAATAEAANEALEAAPVPADAASPTRYSSAR; encoded by the coding sequence ATGCGTCTGCCCTCCAGCCCTTCCGCGGCCCGCGCCACGCCCGGAGGCCGGCCGCTCCCCGGCCGCGCCCCGTCCCTGGCGGACGCCGCCACCCCCGTCAACCGGGCCGCGGCAGCCCCGGCCGCGCCACCACGGGCGGTGCCCACCGTGCCGGTCACCGCCCCCGGCCCCGGGCGCCGCGCGGCGGCACTCACCGACATTGCCACCGTCCTGGTGTGGTGCCCCGGCTACGCCGCCACCGCCCTGGCGCTCGGCGCGCTCGGCCCCGCCGAACTGGCCGTCCTCCGCGTCGTGATCGCCACGGTCCTGCTGACCGGCTGCGCCGTGCTGACCCGCCGCTTCCGCCCGCCGCAGGGGTGGCGACGGGACCTGCCGGCCGTGGCACTCGGCGGAGCCACCGGGATCACCGGCTACCTGCTGCTCGTCTGCCTGGGGCAGACCGGCGTCGGGGCCGGCACCGCCAGCCTCATCCTCAACGCGTCCCCCCTGTTCACCGGGCTGATCGCCGTGCTGGTGCTGCGGGAACGACTCGGCCGCCGCGCCTGGGCCGGCCTCGGCCTCGGCTTCGCCGGAACCGCCGCCGTCGCCCTCGGCCAGCGCGCCGGACTCTCCGCCGGCCTGAACATCGCGTACCTGCTGCTCGCGGCACTGGTCATCGCGGCCTTCGCCGCCGCGCAGGGCCGGCTGCTGCGCCGCTGGGACCCCTTCACCCTCACCGTGGCGCAGATGTGGGCGGCCCTCGCCGCCGCCCTGCCGCTGCTCCTGACCACCGGTCCGGCCGACTGGGTCGAGCGGCTGACGGCCCTCACCCCGGGGCAGGGCGGGGCCGTGCTCTTCCTCGGGGCCGTCGCGCTGGCCGCGGGCCAGTACCTGTGGACGCGCTCCATGGCGGCCGGCGTCGACCGGGCCATGGCACTGATGTACGCGGTGCCGCTGGGCGCCGTGCTGTGCGGCTGGCTGCTGCTGGACGAGTTGCCCAGCGCCGTCGCCGTGCTGGGCGGCGCCGTCGCCCTCGTCGGCGTCGGCCTCAGCCAGAGCGGCCCCGCCCACGGGGCGGCCGGCGGCGCCGGACTGCCCGGCGTGCCGGTGACCCGCGCCCCGGAGGCGCTGCCGCCCGCCGCGGCCGAACGGTTCGCCGCGGCGACGGCCGAGGCCGCCAACGAGGCGTTGGAGGCGGCCCCCGTCCCGGCGGACGCGGCGAGCCCCACCCGGTACTCCAGCGCACGCTGA
- a CDS encoding thiamine ABC transporter substrate-binding protein, translating to MTSLRQRIPAPALATLTAAALGAVLAGCGSSDPATSGDTSDGGTVTLVTHDSFNVSDEVLQRFTEQTGLEVEVLRGGDAGTVVNQAILTKDNPQGDVLFGVDNTLLSRALDEGVFAPYEAAGLDGVRDDLTTDDRHRVTPVDYGDVCVNYDRSYFAEHDLAVPTTFDDLADPAYRDLLVVQNPATSSPGLAFLLGTVAEYGQDGWQDYWSRLADNGVEVVDGWEEAYNTRFSGAAGSQGDRPLVVSYASSPPAEVIYAETKPDQAPTGVVTGTCFRQVEYAGLLEGAANPEGGQQLIDFLLSDEFQRDMPLQMFVNPAVDGTELPEEFTAYSEQPERSHSLDPALITENRDQWIEDWTGVVLR from the coding sequence ATGACCAGCCTGCGCCAGCGGATCCCCGCGCCGGCCCTCGCCACCCTCACCGCCGCCGCGCTCGGCGCCGTCCTCGCCGGATGCGGCTCATCCGACCCCGCCACCAGCGGCGACACCTCCGACGGGGGGACCGTCACCCTCGTCACCCACGACTCCTTCAACGTCTCCGACGAGGTCCTCCAGCGGTTCACCGAACAGACCGGCCTGGAGGTCGAGGTGCTGCGCGGCGGCGACGCAGGAACCGTCGTCAACCAGGCCATCCTCACCAAGGACAACCCCCAGGGCGACGTGCTCTTCGGCGTCGACAACACCCTGCTGTCCCGCGCCCTCGACGAGGGCGTCTTCGCCCCCTACGAGGCCGCCGGACTCGACGGCGTCAGGGACGACCTGACCACCGACGACCGGCACCGGGTCACCCCCGTCGACTACGGCGACGTCTGCGTCAACTACGACAGGTCCTACTTCGCCGAGCACGACCTCGCGGTCCCCACCACCTTCGACGACCTCGCCGACCCCGCCTACCGCGACCTCCTCGTCGTGCAGAACCCCGCCACCTCCTCGCCCGGCCTCGCCTTCCTCCTCGGCACCGTGGCCGAGTACGGACAGGACGGTTGGCAGGACTACTGGAGCCGGCTCGCCGACAACGGCGTCGAGGTCGTCGACGGCTGGGAGGAGGCCTACAACACGCGCTTCTCCGGAGCCGCCGGCAGCCAGGGAGACCGGCCGCTGGTCGTCTCCTACGCCTCCAGCCCGCCCGCCGAGGTGATCTACGCCGAGACCAAGCCCGATCAGGCGCCCACCGGGGTGGTGACCGGCACCTGCTTCCGCCAGGTGGAGTACGCCGGCCTGCTGGAGGGAGCCGCCAACCCCGAGGGCGGGCAGCAGCTGATCGACTTCCTGCTCAGCGACGAGTTCCAGCGCGACATGCCCCTGCAGATGTTCGTCAACCCCGCCGTGGACGGCACCGAACTGCCCGAGGAGTTCACCGCCTACTCCGAGCAGCCGGAGCGCTCCCACTCCCTCGACCCCGCGCTGATC